A genomic segment from Zygotorulaspora mrakii chromosome 1, complete sequence encodes:
- the ZIP1 gene encoding Zip1p (similar to Saccharomyces cerevisiae ZIP1 (YDR285W); ancestral locus Anc_5.296): MSNFFRDNSLGFKPRSNIFSKLRVKEPDLSCDSSFGEDAGSSLMRDVFMKSHQKNVENTTSDTTVAPGDQFKPEEHFQLGSSTPKAFKSFGRVKGHVDEDDLEITEVRDVLGPNDSSASTLQTTSDEQKGKLIDDSFIHNEHLQPVDTSSNDVLLEAFTNTQKICSNLKQELQRQQTQNSKLKEQVSNSQNENKKLVERFEEYKQLLTNLEDQSKSLQDQKSAGDTTLKELKESHCIFEKKIDEYKKLINGFKLDISNFKLFKKDVDLEASKKLKEIEYLKRELNDCSGHLSEEKLKNISLLQELSKSREEIRETIIAEVTKGEHKLQDALTSFNESLNATLQEELRIKLCPGNKNFLDRIFGEITKLEGFLKSKMEDSTNLTSRHVQDKFASLNEQLLNKISEENERRNKKASESSEEFIRGQNKYLKECLGKYMEQIQAEMSSMGSVSLSSIESLTQSFEKYQAEMKNCQQYKSKISELQSEVQTLQLHKSQVLSSLGTKEAQHEQLVKKLNSKNIEISKYVELRNQLRQKVDVITTELEYHKNRLVKLNEENITIKANSENKIIVQGELLKALQTENDIVKQRTVELDTVREQNEKENINRIAQVQSLNEKLQRLNVEMVQLKAHELELEEENRNLKNSIEDDKASYDETTGELNLLQQRLIVLQADKQDVVTEKLDLQDKIDELRSSLKNMKQKIKTMENDNVTSLEDQKKKLGQGSTFNPRVRVSSIRSEQVEDVSPDAAQKEVADKGDEFDLSSSLNDDLELTNPSPIEIKTINLKKPSGSMMKPPNFSKKKLLLLDDDDSATHLKHRWKKRRA, translated from the coding sequence atgtcaaatttcttcagaGACAACTCATTAGGTTTCAAGCCACGGTCTAATATCTTCTCAAAGTTAAGGGTCAAAGAACCTGACTTGAGCTGCGATAGTTCGTTTGGAGAGGATGCGGGATCCTCCTTAATGAGGGATGTGTTTATGAAGTCTCACCAAAAGAATGTCGAAAACACTACGTCGGATACTACTGTTGCTCCCGGAGATCAGTTCAAACCAGAAGAACATTTTCAGTTGGGATCAAGCACTCCAAAGGCATTCAAGAGTTTTGGTAGAGTAAAAGGTCACGTCgacgaagatgatttaGAGATAACGGAGGTTAGAGATGTTTTAGGGCCCAACGACTCTAGTGCCAGTACTCTGCAGACTACAAGTGATGAGCAGAAAGGGAAATTAATTGATGATTCTTTTATTCATAATGAACATCTGCAACCAGTGGATACATCGTCAAATGATGTCCTTCTGGAAGCATTCACCAATACGCAGAAAATATgctcaaatttgaaacagGAATTACAAAGGCAACAAACACAAAACTCTAAATTAAAGGAACAAGTCTCGAACTCTCAAAATGAGAATAAAAAGCTTGTTGAAAGGTTCGAAGAATATAAACAGCTGCTAACAAATTTAGAGGACCAATCAAAGTCTTTACAGGACCAAAAATCTGCTGGTGACacaactttgaaagaacttAAAGAGAGTCACTgcatttttgagaaaaagatCGATGAGTACAAGAAGTTGATTAACGGATTCAAATTAGATATATCTAActtcaaattattcaagaaagaTGTGGATTTAGAAGCAAGCAAAAAgttaaaagaaattgaatactTGAAAAGGGAACTAAATGATTGTTCTGGTCATCTGAGTGAggaaaaattaaaaaatatatctttgTTGCAAGAATTGAGCAAGTCGAGAGAGGAGATAAGGGAGACTATAATAGCAGAAGTTACGAAAGGCGAGCACAAACTTCAAGATGCATTGACATCTTTCAATGAGAGTCTCAATGCAACATTGCAGGAAGAGTTAAGGATTAAATTGTGCCCTGGgaataaaaatttcttggaTCGTATATTTGGTGAAATCACCAAGCTAGAAGGGTTtctgaaatcaaagatgGAAGACTCCACCAATTTGACTTCCAGACATGTGCAAGATAAATTTGCCTCTTTGAATGAGCAACTCCTAAATAAAATATCTGAGGAAAATGAAcgaagaaacaaaaaagcaTCAGAGTCCTCAGAAGAATTCATTAGAGGTCAGAATAAGTATTTAAAAGAATGTCTGGGAAAATATATGGAGCAGATCCAAGCTGAAATGAGTTCTATGGGTAGCGTTTCTTTaagttcaattgaatcGCTAACAcaaagctttgaaaaatatcaggcagaaatgaagaattgtCAGCAATACAAGTCGAAGATAAGTGAACTTCAATCTGAGGTTCAAACGTTACAGTTGCACAAGAGCCAAGTTTTGAGCTCTCTTGGAACAAAAGAAGCGCAGCATGAACAACTTGTAAAGAAGCTAAACTCTAAAAATATCGAAATCTCCAAATACGTGGAACTTCGGAATCAGCTGCGACAGAAGGTTGACGTCATTACTACAGAACTAGAATACCATAAAAACAGATTGGTTAAACTAAACGAAGAAAATATAACGATAAAAGCCAATTCTGAAAATAAGATAATTGTTCAAGGAGAGTTGTTGAAGGCATTACAAACCGAAAACGACATTGTGAAGCAAAGAACCGTTGAGCTTGATACGGTGAGAGAGcagaatgaaaaggaaaatatcaacagaATCGCTCAAGTCCAGTCtctcaatgaaaaactgCAAAGGTTAAATGTTGAAATGGTTCAATTGAAAGCACATGAGCTAGAGctagaagaagaaaataggAATCTTAAAAACTCAATTGAGGATGATAAAGCTAGTTATGATGAAACTACTGGCGAGCTAAATTTATTGCAGCAAAGATTAATTGTTCTGCAAGCTGATAAACAGGATGTTGTTACTGAAAAGTTGGACTTACAAGACAAAATCGATGAATTGCGAAgctcattgaaaaatatgaagcAAAAGATCAAAACGATGGAGAATGACAACGTAACTAGCCTGGAagaccaaaaaaaaaaactaggCCAGGGTTCAACTTTTAATCCTAGGGTACGAGTTTCATCCATTCGAAGCGAGCAGGTAGAAGATGTAAGCCCAGATGCAGCACAGAAGGAAGTGGCAGACAAAGGTGATGAGTTCGACTTGTCATCATCGTTAAATGACGATCTTGAATTGACAAATCCTTCACCTattgaaataaaaacaataaatttaaaaaagcCTAGTGGATCAATGATGAAGCCACCAAACTTTTCCAAGAAGAAGTTACTTTTGTTGGACGATGATGATTCTGCAACGCATTTAAAGCACCGGtggaagaagagaagagcATAA
- the MGP12 gene encoding Mgp12p (similar to Saccharomyces cerevisiae YDR286C; ancestral locus Anc_5.295): MLKLFYRGFSSSARAFDRHVVYLTLFSKNQCGLCDNFKNSMRTLLAKEEFVDRLHYRIVDIDEPRNKEWWDNYCFDVPVLHIEDANSESLYKVFHRFNDKDVSNKIKLLL; this comes from the coding sequence atgttgaaattattcTATAGGGGGTTTAGTTCCTCAGCCAGAGCGTTTGATCGACACGTAGTGTATCTGACTTTATTTTCGAAGAACCAGTGTGGACTATGTGATAATTTTAAAAATAGCATGAGGACGCTCTTGGCAAAAGAGGAGTTCGTTGATAGACTTCATTATCGTATAGTAGATATAGATGAACCGAGGAACAAGGAATGGTGGGACAATTACTGTTTTGATGTACCGGTTCTTCACATCGAAGATGCCAATAGCGAGTCCCTGTACAAGGTATTCCACAGATTCAACGACAAGGATGTAAGTAATAAGATAAAATTGCTCCTATGA
- the INM2 gene encoding inositol monophosphate 1-phosphatase INM2 (similar to Saccharomyces cerevisiae YDR287W; ancestral locus Anc_5.294), with translation MSSPKSLPLTKEELKDIESTLINIVKGEVNYLIKNRAGAYFDSYNNKANDVDLVTEIDKKVENIIRDALTFKYPAYGFIGEESYVKGESQLGTDKFWCVDPIDGTTNFVHGYPMSCCSIALVENGFPVVGVVSNPSLGQIFHASKGNGAFLNSEAINILPRQLILQKSLVAFEGGAERTEGPDGNFDAKMATLKSLLSDKGAHIHGVRCTGSAALNMCYVSMGLFDAYWECGVNSWDVAAGACILVEAGGILVGGMPQDWRIPLDNRCYLAVRGGSNPEEQRWFVEAFWSHVKGRISY, from the coding sequence ATGTCCTCCCCAAAAAGTCTTCCATTAACAAAAGAGGAGTTGAAAGATATCGAATCGACCCTCATTAATATAGTTAAGGGTGAAGTTAACtatctgataaaaaatcgAGCCGGGGCCTATTTCGATTCATACAATAACAAGGCTAACGATGTTGATTTGGTAACTGAAATTGACAAGAAGGTGGAAAATATAATTCGAGATGCACTAACTTTCAAGTATCCTGCATATGGGTTCATAGGTGAAGAGAGTTATGTAAAGGGTGAGTCGCAATTAGGCACGGATAAATTTTGGTGTGTAGATCCTATTGACGGAACAACAAATTTTGTACACGGGTATCCTATGAGCTGCTGCTCGATTGCACTAGTTGAAAATGGGTTCCCTGTTGTTGGAGTTGTTTCCAATCCATCCTTGGGTCAGATATTTCATGCATCAAAGGGCAATGGGGCATTTCTAAATTCTGAAGCAATAAACATTCTACCAAGGCAACTGATCTTGCAAAAATCTCTAGTGGCTTTCGAAGGGGGAGCTGAGCGTACTGAAGGGCCGGATGGTAATTTTGATGCAAAAATGGCAACCTTGAAGTCTTTGTTAAGTGACAAGGGAGCTCATATTCACGGCGTAAGATGCACGGGTAGCGCAGCTTTGAATATGTGTTACGTATCAATGGGGCTGTTTGACGCTTATTGGGAATGCGGTGTCAACTCTTGGGATGTAGCTGCTGGTGCTTGTATCCTTGTTGAAGCTGGTGGAATTCTGGTTGGCGGTATGCCACAAGATTGGAGAATTCCATTAGATAATCGATGTTATCTTGCCGTCAGAGGCGGTAGTAACCCTGAGGAACAGAGATGGTTTGTAGAAGCATTTTGGTCTCACGTGAAGGGAAGAATATCCTACTGA
- the NSE3 gene encoding Smc5-Smc6 complex subunit NSE3 (similar to Saccharomyces cerevisiae NSE3 (YDR288W); ancestral locus Anc_5.293) produces the protein MTAISGDDSDVDPKTAAVVRRTVRFILASIESQLTVISKNRLQNVVRDISQQENSSRIPFNDLVRSASELLEDVFGYELRRLGTRSEKFIVLNTLKPLPRLNEFIIKLCENTKTDSFAHDSEHISPKTNCLNSTFHDQDLAFKGVLTVTLCTVLFSKNHILQQELLEHLSSFGIPTDGSKIPVINCTIDELLKTLDRREYLYRVQDSADIQGETVFYRIGRRTQLEFDLDSLVLLVRSVMGLAEDQHSTLREDIARNIADSYKSNTL, from the coding sequence ATGACCGCTATATCTGGTGATGACTCTGATGTAGATCCAAAGACTGCTGCCGTCGTAAGAAGAACCGTGAGATTCATTCTAGCCAGCATTGAATCTCAATTGACAGTAATCAGTAAGAATCGTTTACAAAATGTCGTTCGTGATATATCACAACAAGAGAACTCATCAAGAATACCTTTCAATGACCTGGTTAGATCCGCCAGTGAACTCCTCGAAGACGTCTTTGGCTACGAGCTCCGACGATTAGGAACTAGGTCTGAGAAGTTCATCGTACTGAACACACTAAAACCGTTGCCACGTCTAAATGAatttatcatcaaattaTGTGAAAACACAAAGACCGATTCGTTTGCGCATGATAGTGAACACATTAGCCCAAAAACAAACTGTCTGAATAGTACCTTTCACGACCAAGATTTAGCTTTCAAAGGCGTTCTCACGGTGACACTGTGCACCGTTCTCTTCTCCAAGAACCATATTTTGCAACAAGAGCTATTGGAACATCTAAGCTCCTTCGGAATACCGACTGATGGCAGCAAGATTCCTGTCATCAATTGCACCATAGATGAACTGCTCAAGACTCTTGACAGGCGAGAGTACCTCTATCGTGTCCAAGACAGCGCAGATATTCAAGGTGAGACAGTTTTCTAcagaattggaagaagaacCCAACTCGAATTTGATCTTGACTCCCTTGTCCTTCTAGTACGATCAGTAATGGGGCTAGCCGAAGATCAGCATTCCACTCTCAGGGAAGACATAGCAAGGAACATTGCTGACTCTTATAAAAGCAATACTCTCTAA
- the NCP1 gene encoding NADPH--hemoprotein reductase (similar to Saccharomyces cerevisiae NCP1 (YHR042W); ancestral locus Anc_5.292): MILGLDNTDFYVLCGLALAIGLYLKRDTLKELFMSNDDDITISGGSRDIVEVLRENGKNYLVLFGSQTGTAEDYAKKFAKELAAKFELNVMCADIEKYDYHNLNELPSNVVVSFFISTYGEGDFPDGAVQFEEFLQNAESSDLENLKYTIFGLGNSTYEFYNGAAKKAVKYLDQAGSKIIGKFGQGDDGAGTTDEDFLSWKSDVLEVLKDQLHLDEHEQRYIPSFKFEKLGSIEEKVSLGEPSLQYLPCNKLSFNDENIQLGPYDLHQPFVAPVVKSFELCKGKERSCIHTEIDISGSNMKYSTGDHAGVWPSNADEKVKDFLDIFNLDPETIFDLSPLDSTIKVPFPTPTTIGAAARHYMEITGPVSRQTFGLFEQFAPNEDIKAKIAELANDKSAFAKEIHGKYYNLADALKELSGENKWDKVSFVFLIETIPRLQPRYYSISSSSLCEKQTIHVTSIVEDFPNPEGGKPVVGVTTNLLRNIEYAFNGKDNKDLPVHYDLNGPRSLFKNFKIPIHVRRSTFKLPSNPSTPVLMFGPGTGVAPFRGFIRERVKFIENQENVKLGKHLLFYGSRNKDDFLYQNEWPEYAKKLDGSFEMIVCHSRLPNEKKVYIQDKLIEREADVLGMINNGAFIYVCGDAKGMAQGVSAALVDILSRGKSIEKAEASEMIKMLKTSGRYQEDVW; the protein is encoded by the coding sequence ATGATATTGGGTTTAGATAATACGGACTTTTACGTGTTATGTGGATTGGCATTGGCAATTGGCCTTTACTTGAAAAGAGACACACTCAAAGAGCTGTTTATGagtaatgatgatgatatcaCGATAAGTGGTGGGTCCCGTGATATAGTGGAGGTTCTTCGTGAGAACGGTAAGAATTATTTGGTGTTGTTTGGATCCCAAACTGGTACTGCCGAGGATTATGCCAAAAAGTTCGCCAAAGAGCTAGCCGCTAAATTCGAATTGAATGTGATGTGTGCTGATATTGAGAAGTATGATTACCACAACCTAAACGAGTTACCATCTAATGTGGTGGtgtcttttttcattagtACCTATGGTGAGGGTGACTTCCCTGATGGAGCAGTgcaatttgaagaatttttgcaaaacgCAGAATCTAGCGATctagaaaatttgaaatatacaATTTTTGGCTTAGGAAATTCAACATATGAGTTTTATAATGGCGCTGCTAAGAAAGCAGTGAAATATCTTGACCAAGCAGGTTCCAAGATCATTGGCAAATTCGGTCAAGGTGATGATGGTGCTGGAACTACTGACGAAGATTTCTTGTCATGGAAGAGTGATGTTTTGgaagttttgaaagatcAATTACATTTAGACGAACATGAACAGAGATACATCCCTTCgtttaaatttgaaaaactcGGCTCGATTGAAGAGAAAGTTTCCTTGGGCGAACCATCTCTTCAGTATTTACCATGTAATAAGCTTTCTTTTAATGATGAGAATATTCAGCTAGGTCCATATGATCTACATCAGCCCTTTGTTGCACCCGTGGTAAAAAGTTTCGAGTTGTGTAAGGGTAAGGAACGTAGTTGTATCCACACCGAGATTGATATATCTGGTTCGAACATGAAATACTCTACGGGTGATCATGCTGGTGTGTGGCCTTCGAATGCCGATGAAAAGGTAAAAGATTTCCttgacattttcaatttggatcctgaaacaatttttgaCTTGAGTCCTTTAGATTCGACAATAAAGGTTCCTTTCCCCACTCCAACAACTATCGGTGCAGCTGCGAGACATTATATGGAAATTACTGGTCCAGTTTCAAGACAAACTTTTGGCCTTTTCGAGCAGTTCGCTCCAAATGAGGATATCAAAGCAAAAATAGCTGAATTGGCAAACGATAAATCTGCTTTCGCTAAGGAAATTCATGGTAAATATTACAATCTAGCAGAtgctttgaaagaactttCTGGTGAGAACAAGTGGGATAAAGTCTCGTTCGTTTTCTTGATTGAGACCATTCCTCGTTTGCAACCTCGTTATTACTCTATCTCGTCCTCATCCTTGTGTGAAAAGCAAACTATTCATGTTACTTCCATCGTGGAAGACTTTCCAAATCCCGAAGGTGGTAAGCCTGTCGTAGGTGTTACAACAAACTTGCTGAGAAACATTGAGTATGCCTTCAATGGTAAGGACAATAAAGATTTACCTGTTCATTACGATTTGAATGGGCCTCGTTCTCTGTTcaagaacttcaaaattCCTATTCATGTACGTCGTTCAACATTCAAATTACCATCAAATCCTTCAACTCCTGTCCTCATGTTTGGTCCAGGTACTGGTGTAGCTCCATTCCGTGGTTTTATCAGAGAACGTGTTAAGTTTATcgaaaatcaagaaaatgtcAAACTGGGTAAACATTTGTTGTTTTATGGGTCTCGTAACAAAGATGATTTCTTATATCAAAACGAATGGCCAGAATATGCTAAAAAGTTGGATGgttcttttgaaatgatcGTTTGTCATTCGAGGTTAccaaatgagaaaaaagtgtATATTCAAGATAAGCTTATTGAGCGTGAAGCAGACGTTTTGGGAATGATCAATAACGGTGCCTTCATTTACGTTTGTGGTGACGCTAAAGGTATGGCTCAAGGTGTTAGCGCAGCTTTAGTAGATATACTTTCTCGCGGAAAATCAATCGAGAAAGCTGAGGCATCTGAAATGatcaaaatgttgaagaCGTCTGGTAGATATCAAGAGGATGTCTGGTAA
- the MRX10 gene encoding Mrx10p (similar to Saccharomyces cerevisiae YDR282C; ancestral locus Anc_5.291) has translation MSLRCLVNLQSVSVRRGFKRTQFSRYLNTKFGAIQKDHDKIELKELKVKTGKTPKTLQDPSRFLRRTSVLNVPNTSVSGNNALEQALASCLKVRPCTTITTAERYDLRECIKLLNSNDLQPTSLIPDEIITFRYQRDGKDGDIMILGQNASITCWGFDEAFVTQNILGLVEKARVNPLPREAFESEDMDYVEIENKDDFQRNQTELTKISNNAASLLTNSEASFLAGDLIVINSGDTKSRLLNKAAFSSGLARSTKLAVLEGSMESHIFNTRITTEKISRGVKLNLKESDALRSIGRLFLIRGKLNLYSELIETPDLYWSEPQLEKIFKQTSKYLDIGPRIAILNTKLDYSTDECRAIIGVLNERKSAFLEWIIIYLITLEIFFELYHFYERYWLVKKEIKKEI, from the coding sequence ATGTCTTTGAGATGCCTAGTAAACCTCCAAAGTGTGTCTGTAAGAAGAGGTTTCAAAAGAACTCAATTTTCAAGGTATTTAAATACAAAATTTGGGGcgattcaaaaagatcacGATAAGATTGAACTCAAAGAGCTGAAGGTAAAGACAGGCAAAACTCCTAAAACTCTGCAAGATCCTTCTCGTTTTCTGAGAAGGACATCTGTTTTGAATGTCCCAAATACTTCAGTTTCAGGTAATAATGCATTGGAACAGGCTCTTGCAAGTTGTTTGAAGGTAAGACCCTGTACTACTATAACCACTGCCGAAAGATATGATCTAAGAGAATGTATAAAGCTGCTGAATTCAAATGACTTACAGCCTACAAGCTTGATTCCAGATGAAATTATTACCTTCAGGTACCAACGCGATGGCAAGGACGGAGACATCATGATTCTTGGCCAGAATGCATCTATCACCTGCTGGGGATTTGATGAAGCGTTCGTTACTCAGAATATACTGGGTTTAGTCGAAAAAGCAAGAGTAAATCCTCTCCCGAGAGAAGCATTCGAAAGTGAGGATATGGACTATGTAGAGATAGAAAATAAGGACGATTTTCAAAGGAATCAAACTGAGCTAaccaaaatatcaaataatgCTGCAAGCTTGTTGACGAATTCGGAGGCAAGCTTTTTAGCTGGAGACTTAATCGTCATCAACTCCGGTGATACTAAATCTAGATTGCTTAATAAGGCAGCATTTTCAAGTGGTTTAGCGAGAAGCACAAAATTGGCCGTTCTTGAAGGTTCCATGGAGAGTCATATTTTTAACACAAGAATAACGAcggaaaaaatatcaagagGTGTCAAGTTAAACTTAAAAGAAAGCGATGCTTTGAGATCAATAGGGAGATTATTTTTAATTAGAGGAAAGTTAAATCTATACTCAGAATTGATTGAAACGCCAGATTTATATTGGAGTGAACCTCAATTAGAGAAGATCTTCAAGCAAACTTCAAAGTACTTAGATATTGGACCTAGAATTGCTATATTAAACACTAAGCTCGATTACTCAACTGATGAATGTCGAGCTATCATTGGAGTTCTCAATGAAAGGAAAAGTGCTTTTCTGGAATGGATTATTATCTATCTGATCACTTTGGAGATCTTTTTCGAATTGTATCATTTCTATGAACGTTATTGGCtagtaaaaaaagaaatcaagaaagaaatttag
- a CDS encoding HAD family hydrolase (similar to Saccharomyces cerevisiae DOG1 (YHR044C); ancestral locus Anc_5.290), with translation MPSIEVDLCLFDLDGTIINTTIAAESAWKRLCHTHRVDPQELFKHSHGSRTEDMFKKFFPLLDNRDGKAVKEFELSLGADYLDTVRVVPGAESLLLSLDVDTSTKAKIVDRKWAIITSGSPYLAFSWFDTLLKKVGKPNVFITGFDVKRGKPDPEGYFAAKVELCKIHGLDLKTSRTVVFEDAPVGIKAGKAIGSLVIGITTTYPKDVLFEAGADYVVEDLSAVTVTRNDNIHGITIDIEKAMSR, from the coding sequence ATGCCCTCTATTGAAGTAGATTTATGCTTATTTGACCTTGATGGTACCATCATCAATACCACCATTGCAGCTGAAAGTGCCTGGAAACGATTATGCCATACTCATAGAGTAGACCCACAAGAATTGTTTAAACATTCCCATGGCTCTAGGACGGAGGATATGTTCAAGAAGTTTTTTCCACTGCTAGATAATAGAGACGGCAAAGCCGTGAAAGAATTCGAACTGTCGTTAGGTGCAGATTATTTGGATACTGTTCGAGTGGTTCCGGGAGCTGAAAGTTTATTACTGAGCTTGGATGTAGACACCTCGACAAAAGCCAAAATTGTTGATCGGAAATGGGCCATCATTACATCCGGATCGCCATACTTGGCATTTTCATGGTTTGATACGCTGCTAAAGAAAGTGGGCAAACCAAATGTCTTTATCACAGGGTTTGACGTTAAACGTGGAAAGCCAGATCCAGAAGGGTACTTTGCGGCCAAAGTTGAGCTCTGCAAAATTCATGGCCTAGATCTTAAGACATCCAGAACTGTCGTTTTTGAGGACGCACCGGTTGGAATAAAAGCTGGAAAAGCCATTGGGTCTCTTGTTATTGGCATCACTACAACATACCCAAAGGACGTTTTGTTTGAAGCTGGGGCCGACTATGTGGTTGAGGATTTGTCTGCGGTCACAGTTACAAGAAACGACAACATTCACGGTATTACGATCGATATTGAAAAGGCCATGTCAAGATAA
- the RRP45 gene encoding exosome non-catalytic core subunit RRP45 (similar to Saccharomyces cerevisiae RRP45 (YDR280W); ancestral locus Anc_5.289) has product MAKDIQISASESKFILEALRQNYRLDGRSFDQFRNVDISFGKEYGDVTVVMGGTKVQCRISSSITHPYEDRPFEGLFLISTESSPMAGPQFENGNNTGDEEVLCARIIEKAVRRSGALDIEGLCIVAGSKCWAIRADVHFLDCDGGFIDASCIAVMTALLHYKKPDITVLGDRITVHPVDEREPVSLGILHIPICVTFSFFNPQDTEENIKGDSNAEIAIIDATLREELLRDGTLTVTLNKNREVVQVSKAGGLPMDALSLMENCHKAYTIAEKTTDQILEELKKDEKKRNKYAEILSSENNRES; this is encoded by the coding sequence ATGGCTAAGGATATCCAGATATCTGCTTCTGAATCAAAGTTCATCTTGGAGGCGTTGAGGCAAAATTATAGACTGGATGGACGATCCTTTGATCAATTTAGAAATGTTGATATTAGTTTCGGTAAAGAGTACGGCGATGTTACCGTGGTTATGGGAGGAACGAAGGTACAGTGTAGAATCAGCTCCTCTATTACTCACCCTTACGAAGATAGACCATTCGAGGGACTCTTTTTAATCTCGACAGAGTCATCACCAATGGCAGGACCGCAATTTGAAAACGGAAACAACACCGGAGACGAAGAGGTACTTTGTGCAAGAATTATCGAGAAAGCAGTCAGAAGGTCCGGTGCGCTGGATATCGAAGGCCTATGTATCGTGGCAGGAAGTAAGTGCTGGGCTATTAGAGCGGATGTTCATTTCTTGGACTGTGACGGTGGCTTTATAGATGCTTCATGTATTGCTGTGATGACGGCGCTACTACACTACAAAAAGCCCGATATCACGGTGCTTGGTGACAGAATTACCGTACATCCAGTTGACGAAAGAGAACCGGTTTCGTTGGGCATTTTACATATACCAATTTGTGTtaccttttcatttttcaatccgCAGGATACGGAAGAGAATATCAAAGGTGATTCCAATGCTGAAATTGCAATTATAGATGCAACTTTGAGAGAAGAGTTACTCAGAGATGGTACGCTTACGGTGACTCTAAACAAAAACCGTGAAGTTGTTCAAGTTTCGAAAGCTGGTGGATTGCCAATGGATGCACTTTCCTTAATGGAAAATTGCCATAAGGCCTACACTATTGCAGAAAAAACTACTGACCAGATCCTAgaggaattgaagaaagatgaaaaaaaacgaaacaAGTATGCTGAAATCTTAAGTTCTGAGAACAATCGCGAATCCTAA